A genomic window from Megalobrama amblycephala isolate DHTTF-2021 linkage group LG2, ASM1881202v1, whole genome shotgun sequence includes:
- the LOC125263740 gene encoding abnormal spindle-like microcephaly-associated protein homolog produces the protein MICAARRHRFTAAVYHHLCAVRIQRAVRAHWALKSAKKKISSVLYIQQCFRAKLQRKKYLKDREAIIKTQRAVRTWLHRRNQAAGTIQCAVRKLLLRRRKEKLQRGVIKAQALWRGHCSRKHHDTSSVISMRRRLREVNRKVKEEDKLCNKTTTALSYLLGLQNYAYILAALKHLETATRLSPECCERLVESGATHTIFTLIRSCNRSVPSMEIITLSIQVLLNLSKHNRTIDAVYDVDNSVETLLDLLQIYREKAGDKVAEKGGSIFTKACFLLVLLVQDDRRAMEVRKLPKVLDRIRSIYRLGLRKYKMDAERNKVKQKMNTSLNGSFLLQATPRKSKPVARFAPDWVLRRDKMKDIVDPLCAIQMLVNALALVP, from the exons ATGATTTGTGCTGCAAGACGTCATCGTTTCACAGCTGCCGTTTACCATCATCTCTGCGCAGTAAGGATTCAGAGAGCTGTGCGAGCGCACTGGGCTCTTAAATCAGCCAAGAAGAAAATCTCTTCAGTCCTGTACATCCAG CAATGTTTTAGGGCAAAGCTGCAGAGAAAGAAATATCTTAAAGACAGAGAAGCCATCATTAAGACCCAGAGGGCAGTGAGAACATGGTTACATCGTCGCAACCAAGCCGCCGGTACTATCCAGTGTGCAGTCAGGAAGCTCCTTCTTAGACGTCGCAAGGAGAAGCTACAACGTGGAGTAATAAAGGCGCAG GCACTCTGGAGGGGTCATTGTTCAAGAAAACATCATGACACAAGCAGTGTCATTTCCATGAGGCGACGTCTCAGGGAAGTAAATCGAAAGGTGAAGGAAGAGGACAAGCTGTGTAATAAGACCACAACAGCGTTGAGCTACCTGCTTGGACTTCAGAATTATGCTTACATTCTTGCAGCCTTGAAACATTTAG AAACTGCCACTAGACTTTCACCAGAGTGCTGTGAACGTCTTGTTGAAAGTGGAGCAACGCACACCATCTTCACTTTGATAAGGAGCTGCAACAGAAGTGTGCCTTCAATGGAGATCATCACATTATCCATCCAAGTCCTTCTCAACCTATCAAAA CACAACAGAACCATTGATGCAGTTTATGATGTGGACAACTCTGTAGAAACCCTCCTGGATCTTCTGCAGATCTACCGGGAGAAAGCTGGAGATAAGGTTGCAGAAAAAGGTGGCAGCATCTTCACCAAAGCTTGTTTTCTCTTGGTTCTCTTGGTCCAGGATGATAGGAGAGCAATG GAGGTCCGAAAGCTACCGAAGGTTTTGGATCGCATTCGTAGCATCTACCGTCTTGGGCTTCGAAAGTACAAAATGGATGCTGAGAGAAACAAAGtcaagcagaaaatgaacacgTCTCTCAATGGAAGTTTCCTTCTCCAAGCCACCCCTCGAAAGTCAAAACCTGTGGCCAG GTTTGCTCCAGACTGGGTTCTACGCCGTGACAAAATGAAGGACATTGTTGATCCTCTTTGTGCTATTCAGATGCTGGTTAACGCTCTGGCTCTTGTGCCTTGA
- the LOC125263739 gene encoding complement factor H-related protein 1-like isoform X1, producing MGRREGELVFIYFTQTSKILIANGLKSVQEYIFWKTEVTCEGEQLLNVDVLMGHPGIVSPYKPGHILVFRCTDVNMKMYGQRTIECLSNGKWDNPYPKCGVTCEGEQLLNVDVLMGHPSIVSPYKPGHILVFRCTDVNLKMYGQRTIECLSNGKWDNPYPKCGGATCPLKTTDEDLIMKRFPDIVGPVKHGHKLIFSCNREGLKLKGQREITCQSNGEWSSPFPKCEEVMCVASLTENMRSDGHSGPEVSVRPGRTITLSCVGRELQGQSKISCLSNGEWNVPFPKCVGGKCGPPPLVDFADTMEMTKSEYNSGERVEYTCFNKYTLVQSHPYSKYLTCEDGEWRGNIKCLKPCSVSLEVLDERGIELRWRGREKIFSPDGDRITFRCQRGKYSVGIDLLQTCNDGVMDLPLCE from the exons ATGGGGCGGAGGGAAGGGGAGCTTGTTTTCATCTACTTTACACAGACTTCAAAGATTCTCATCGCAAACGGTCTGAAGAGTGTTCAGGAATATATCTTTTGGAAAACAG AAGTTACATGTGAGGGTGAACAACTCCTCAATGTTGACGTTTTAATGGGACATCCAGGTATCGTTTCACCTTATAAACCTGGACATATCTTAGTTTTCCGATGCACAGATGTGAACATGAAGATGTACGGCCAAAGAACAATTGAATGCCTCTCAAATGGAAAATGGGATAACCCATATCCAAAATGTGGAG TTACCTGTGAGGGTGAACAACTCCTCAATGTTGACGTTTTAATGGGACATCCAAGTATCGTTTCACCTTATAAACCTGGACATATCTTAGTTTTCCGATGCACAGATGTGAACCTGAAGATGTACGGCCAAAGAACAATTGAATGCCTCTCAAATGGAAAATGGGATAACCCATATCCAAAATGTGGAG GGGCAACATGTCCTCTAAAAACAACAGATGAAGACTTAATAATGAAGCGATTCCCTGATATTGTGGGTCCCGTCAAACATGGACACAAGTTAATATTTTCATGCAATAGAGAAGGGCTGAAATTAAAAGGACAGAGAGAAATCACCTGTCAGTCAAATGGAGAATGGAGCAGCCCATTTCCTAAATGTGAAG AGGTAATGTGTGTTGCAAGCCTGACAGAGAACATGAGATCAGACGGACACTCGGGGCCTGAGGTTTCAGTCAGACCTGGACGCACAATAACACTTTCATGTGTTGGGAGGGAATTACAAGGACAGAGCAAAATCAGCTGCTTGTCAAATGGAGAATGGAACGTCCCATTCCCTAAATGTGTAGGAG GGAAATGTGGGCCACCACCACTTGTGGACTTTGCAGATACAATGGAAATGACAAAAAGTGAATACAATTCAGGGGAGAGAGTTGAATACACCTGCTTTAATAAATACACACTGGTTCAGAGTCACCCCTACTCCAAATACTTGACCTGTGAAGATGGAGAATGGAGAGGGAATATTAAGTGCTTAA AGCCCTGTTCAGTGTCTCTGGAGGTACTGGATGAAAGAGGTATAGAGCTGCGATGGCGTGGACGGGAAAAGATATTCTCACCAGATGGGGATAGAATCACCTTTAGGTGTCAGAGAGGCAAATATTCAGTAGGCATTGACCTACTACAAACATGTAATGATGGAGTGATGGATTTGCCTCTGTGTGAGTGA
- the LOC125263739 gene encoding complement factor H-related protein 2-like isoform X2, with the protein MGRREGELVFIYFTQTSKILIANGLKSVQEYIFWKTEVTCEGEQLLNVDVLMGHPGIVSPYKPGHILVFRCTDVNMKMYGQRTIECLSNGKWDNPYPKCGGATCPLKTTDEDLIMKRFPDIVGPVKHGHKLIFSCNREGLKLKGQREITCQSNGEWSSPFPKCEEVMCVASLTENMRSDGHSGPEVSVRPGRTITLSCVGRELQGQSKISCLSNGEWNVPFPKCVGGKCGPPPLVDFADTMEMTKSEYNSGERVEYTCFNKYTLVQSHPYSKYLTCEDGEWRGNIKCLKPCSVSLEVLDERGIELRWRGREKIFSPDGDRITFRCQRGKYSVGIDLLQTCNDGVMDLPLCE; encoded by the exons ATGGGGCGGAGGGAAGGGGAGCTTGTTTTCATCTACTTTACACAGACTTCAAAGATTCTCATCGCAAACGGTCTGAAGAGTGTTCAGGAATATATCTTTTGGAAAACAG AAGTTACATGTGAGGGTGAACAACTCCTCAATGTTGACGTTTTAATGGGACATCCAGGTATCGTTTCACCTTATAAACCTGGACATATCTTAGTTTTCCGATGCACAGATGTGAACATGAAGATGTACGGCCAAAGAACAATTGAATGCCTCTCAAATGGAAAATGGGATAACCCATATCCAAAATGTGGAG GGGCAACATGTCCTCTAAAAACAACAGATGAAGACTTAATAATGAAGCGATTCCCTGATATTGTGGGTCCCGTCAAACATGGACACAAGTTAATATTTTCATGCAATAGAGAAGGGCTGAAATTAAAAGGACAGAGAGAAATCACCTGTCAGTCAAATGGAGAATGGAGCAGCCCATTTCCTAAATGTGAAG AGGTAATGTGTGTTGCAAGCCTGACAGAGAACATGAGATCAGACGGACACTCGGGGCCTGAGGTTTCAGTCAGACCTGGACGCACAATAACACTTTCATGTGTTGGGAGGGAATTACAAGGACAGAGCAAAATCAGCTGCTTGTCAAATGGAGAATGGAACGTCCCATTCCCTAAATGTGTAGGAG GGAAATGTGGGCCACCACCACTTGTGGACTTTGCAGATACAATGGAAATGACAAAAAGTGAATACAATTCAGGGGAGAGAGTTGAATACACCTGCTTTAATAAATACACACTGGTTCAGAGTCACCCCTACTCCAAATACTTGACCTGTGAAGATGGAGAATGGAGAGGGAATATTAAGTGCTTAA AGCCCTGTTCAGTGTCTCTGGAGGTACTGGATGAAAGAGGTATAGAGCTGCGATGGCGTGGACGGGAAAAGATATTCTCACCAGATGGGGATAGAATCACCTTTAGGTGTCAGAGAGGCAAATATTCAGTAGGCATTGACCTACTACAAACATGTAATGATGGAGTGATGGATTTGCCTCTGTGTGAGTGA